The window AGCACTACGTTGGTCAAACTTAAAGGTCAAAtgccatgaactttgttagaataAAATTCATTTCGATTCAAATGATGATTTATAATTGACTGATGTTAGCTTTTTTTTTCAAGTAATGGAGGAGCATAATCCAAAGAATAAGACACGCAAATAATAAAATGGCAATATATATCAATGGAATAAAACTAATACTGGAATAAGCTCGAAATATATTGTACATTTTTAGTATTATAGGGAACCGCACAaagttttaatttacaaataatttcttttttataataaatttagcATATTAACTTTTAAGTAATGTGCCATAACCAGCCATCAAATAAGTTATATAAATTGAGGGCAACTAAAATCCTTGCTTCCATCCTCCATTGTTACGAGGGACAGATctcttggtaaaaaaaaaaaaatagatcaggaaataaattataattactaTGGTCTACGCCTTTGGACTTATTACAATTATCAGAAGATCCAATGCAATTTGGAGAAACTCCATACATCGCGCAACTCTCAAATTTATCTTTGATCAATAAATTCTAGACTGGTATAAAGAAGCCTGAAAGAAAACAAATCATAAGTTTACAAATGGAATGAAATCATTTGATGAAAGCCCTAGTTAATTAATGATTCCCAATTGCCCAAAATTTCAAGTGGACGTAGAATCAGAATTGAATGCCAGTGATGGCGATTTCATGCATGACATGGGATCTCTAATGATAAATATCATCCAATTGCCCTCATTCCCGCCAGTTCACGTAGCTTCTCATAAACAATGAACGTGATTGCAGTCTGCGGTCCTAATCGTGCAAAAGTTGCAAACCCCCTGAAAAAAAGAAGATAACTACATGAACTTGGTTTATTTTGATAGCAGAAGCAGATACAACACAAATGTATCTTTTCGAGATTAAGAGAGACAGAtaagcatgaaaaaaaaaaaaggaattagaAAAAGTTTGATCAAATAGAAGGGGGAAAAGAAAATTCTAAACTTCAACTACACGGGCACGAAATCCCAGATTTCTTGCGTATGCTTTCCAAGTCCACAAAATACAGACTTATGTGCATGCGTAGAATCGACTTATTACTAATTTTCCACTTGGTCTTAGTTCTCAAATAGTTTCAAATTTCAGCGAGACTAACATTCATTATAAGCAATGGCTAGATTCACAACGTTGGCACACTATGAATTGCAGTTATAAATAGATAAAGGCATTGCATTGTTTCTAAGACGTAACATTTACATAAATACTAAAATTTGCAAGTCATCAAACATACACCTCTAGATCATGAATCCCAACCAAGGTTAGTAAAATCAGGATCCAGGATGGAGGATCATAAGGTCCATTGACATACAACTCCTTGGACAACTTGACTTTGCAGAGGATTAGAAAAGGTTTGGGCTGGAGATTGTTCCCATGTGGGACTAAATTGAGATTGGGTGAATGCTCACATGATTCATATGTATCATTTAAGTTCTTTAATGGTTAAGAAAAACAGCCAAGCGCACGAAGCTCTCGTCAATACGGAGTCCCGAGTCTATTATACACGATCTTATCCTATTTTACAAAAGGTCGTTTTCaagactcgaacccatgaccttaaGTCACACGGCAGCAACTTGTTgttgtgccaaggctccccttcattaaAGTTATTTAAGGGCTAAAATCCTAAAATAGAATCTCCTTGGCTGAATCCTTTCTGTTGGGACACTTCGGGAGCTAATattgaaaccctagcttgctccttcttgcttatCCATCACTTGATCAACTTGAAAATGCAGCATCACTTCCCTCTAAGTCTTTAAGAAATCTAGCGGTGAGTTGGAGAGAATTAGTGAAGAGAGTGGGAGCGGAGAAGTTATTGAAACAGTGCTCGCGTCCACTTTTTTTCTTTGGCTCATCGGACGCCTTAATCAATTAAGAATCTCCTTATTCGACTACCACGTTAGCAACCTGCATAACAACTATTTTTCTGAAgtttaatcgattaccctaatcgattacgcATTCCTAAACGACTAGCCTGATCGATTAGGCATGCTTCTATTTGTGCGAGCACGGCCCGTAAGCGATTAAGCCTCCCTGCTTAATTGTTTACCAAAGCTTTTATGCATTCGTGAAATTCTAGCTTAAGTGATCAAGCTGATCGCTTACCGATCTTAAGTGATTAGGGTAATTGATTATCCTAATCGATTACCAACCCCTAACTTCTAAACCTAAGTCTAGGATTCCTtcacccaacatccggtcaaccgtgatatGTTGGGACTCCTCCttacctagcatccgatcaatctTAAACTTAACCTGCTGGAACTTCTTCACTAAATGTCCAAttaaccctttgacccacttggacttttcttcttatgccaagtgtctggtcaatcctttaacccacttagacttttctcctcgtgtcaagtgtctgatcctctatgacccacttggacttccaatcactagGTATCCAATCAACCATTGACCCacctagacttttctcttcgtgccaagtgtccggtcctccatgacccacttggacttccaatcactagTGTCTGATCAACAATTGACCCACCTGAACtttcaactacctggcttcattcaccaggacttcctcactgcctaacttcactcactaggattttttagctgacttcactcactaggacttttcatcactcactaagattttcatctgcctagcacttcacttattaggacttttcgcatgacttcactcaccaggatttccagctgcctagcttcactcaccaagactttcacaccaagcatccggtcaacATTGGCCCACTTGGATTTTCTACTTTTGCCAACTTTCTTGTTGGTCTTGCCCTTACCTAACTTCTAGTtagaacttcccagtcaagtatccggttaaccttgacctacttgactcttctttacatcaCCTCCAGTTAaaactttccagtcaagtatccggtcaaccttgacctacttgactcttcttcacatcgaaCTAGTCAACTTTGACTAATCTCCCCAAACGGACAAATGCACCTATAATctacatatattgtcaaacatcaaaactcaaacatcaagactcaagtttgagccaactcaagtttaatcaaactggtcaaccttgacgtagggaaattgcaccaacactttcatTGTAAAACTTGCATCATTTTGAGTACAATATCATCTTTACTTTGCCTTTTTGGGATTTTCCATTGCCAGAACGAGGAGGTAAGGCCTCAACTTTCCCTCTTGATTTTTATCTCTCCTTCACCTTTCCATTGCAAGAGGTATATCGTGTATCCAAACTATTAGACAATCAAGAATGCTAAGTATAATGAACAGTGCACTCATGATTCTATTTGATCCTTAATGTGATTATAATATAGATTCTGGATCATCTATGTATAGAATATAATGTGCTTTGGCTTATTTTTGGTTGTTGTATGTTTACTAGTTAAACTAGTTTTTGTATGTTTTGAAGTTAAAACCTAGATGCATCTTCAATTGCTTGTATAATGAGCGATTTGGCAGTTATTTGATAGTTAACATAAATGTTAGAGACCAGGGCTGCCATTCTTAGCCTTTGTTCATGCAAGAGAGTAGTTAAAAAAACATAATGGATGATTATTTAGTAGGACACAAGGTACCTTTGCAAGTGTCCAATTGTACTCGGACAACTATCAATCAAATGGCAAAGAAAAGAGATTCACGGAAACAAGGTTGACAAATAAGTTTATTCTATCAAAGTATCATCCCATTCAATTTGGCTGAATTTATCATCCAAGGATGATATGGTTAAGGATCAAAATTGTCTTAGTATAATTACAATAGAGGCACTGATTGAAGAAATAAGTCAAAAAGAATAACGAATAGATTAGAAGAGCATAAGGTGAAGTGAAACAGAATGTAATGTTTGTTCCATTTGCTCACTAGGAAGAAGAAATACTTGATTTGCTCTTTCTTGTGAAGATTCTAATGGGCTAGTATTCCTAACATTTTGGATGCATCTCACATTTCTCATACtgcagaaaaatattttaaatgatgGATGGAATGTTGAAAAGGTTGGAGATGAAAATATTGTAACCACAAAAGAATGAATACCACAACCTTAATATATTGCTTTTCAATGTCAACACATTTCACCAAAGGGAAAGATCTTTTTAGGTTGGCCATAATTCACTTTGCAAGAACTTATTTGACATTGGGGGTGTCAGCCACAAGTCATTTTGAGTTAATAAAATACAAAACAAAATCTATCAAATacatagtaaaaataataaatgataTACAAGTGGACAAAAACAATATTTGAATGTGTGGCCAATTCCACCCATCATAAACTATGTTTAGCCCAAAACTAAAAGATAAAAAATCTAGAATTCAAACCAAATGAAATCTTGAATTTATAAAATATCTACATTAATTAAttcaaggaatataaaataatCACTAAAATATATTAATATAGCATCCAACAATATACAAAAACCATATTAGATACTATGTGAAAAATAGAACAGTTTAAAATGAAGTGATGAAACTAACTTGCATGCTTGATTATGCTTCTTTCCATGTAACATTGTACTTCTAATATCAACAACTTCAGTTTTATATGTGAAACCAAACACATAAAGCTATTGAAAGAATATCTTTTATGTGAGACCATCATAACCTTGGTTTGATAACACTTAATGACAAactcataagaaaaaaaaatattgcagTTGAATTGGAAGAAATAGATTACTTttattgttgaacaaacaaattGCACAACATGCTCAAATGCAATACATATCATTTTTTAAAGAATTACAATATATTGGAAGTAGAAAGTGATACTCACCCTTTGTACAGTGCTCCAAATCCTTCAGTAACCACTACCTGAGAATGcacaaaatatgaaaataaaatttggaaaaaaaaacaaaagaggaAGATTCTAAAATTAGAAAACAATGCCACTTTAAATAGGAAAAAAACCAATTGTTTGAAAAGAAATTTGTGGTAGAGTTACTCTCAATTTCAATAAGAAATGGCTCCCCACTCAAGAACATATAACGTAATCAGATGCAACTCTATGTGATCATCAAGGGACTAGAGTAACCAAGGCAAACGAGAAAAACATCTCAGTTCTAAACAAATAGAATTGAGACATATATATATTGTAAATGCTCATACCGTTGGAAAAATGCAAGTCCACGCACAATACCTGATAACCACAGTGAAGTGTATTTCTGTAAGTTCTGGCACCACTGGTTTCTCGCTGTAACATTAAACGAGTTTTAATCATGTCAACTGGTGCAGTTACAAGAGTTCCCACGGTTCCAGCTATGCAACTTGAGCTTCATGCAGGCATTGAGTTAGTTGTTTGTTAAAGCACTAGAAATTTATAGATCTTGACAGCTGAAACAAACCAGAAATTCATTATACATGAGATGTAGACCAAAACCTTCTTCAAGAGGAGACCACTTGAGTAGAGcctgaaaaaaaaaaagcaaattgAATAAGAAAATATGAATCAAGCTGCAGAAGGCATGGCAAGGAAACAATTTCAAACTATTAAATGATTTTACCAGCAATAAGCAACTAACATAAAATAATCAGcacatctttaaaaaaaaaaaaagttgaaccTGCTTTGATTCATCATAAGTTGCCATCTGTGAAGCTGTCAGACAACTAGCTCTAGCCATTGCAGGACCAACTCCTTTCCAAAATGCCTTCAGACCCTCATGTGAAACAATTCTGTGGATCTCCCTAAGGGGTCCCATTTGCGAGCTAGAGTTCATTTGCAACCTTACCTTTGGAAAAATATGCTGCATTAGACGAGAGCCATATGCAAGTAAATGCACACTAAATACTGAAGTAATCTGCAACTTCCTTACCTTCAAAACTTCCATTGGATTTGTTAATCCGGTAGCAATTGCTCCTGAGAATGCCCCAGATGCAATTTTCACTATGATGTTAGTTGAACCAATTAGGTGATCTAAAACATACTTTGAGGGTTCATATAAGCCTAATCGAAGACCTCCATAAATTAGAGACCTAGTTACCGCAGGTCCAAGTCCCAAATACAGTGATCTAGGTCCTTCATTTTTCACCATTTGAGAAAATATTGTTCCCTGTTGTCATCACATATCTTATTTTGAAGTTGTCTCTTGGTTCAGACAGAATGAACAAAGCTTCCTAGCAAAGATAAACAGAAGCAATAAGAGGATACCATCCCAACCAAAGGTCCTCTTTGACCAGCCAGCTGCATTTGGAGTCTAACTTTGACAACATCTGCAACCAATTCATAAGACCTTGTTAAAAAAGCAATCACGACCTTTTATTTAAGTTTTGCTTTACTTGGGTGAAAAAATGGAGGGGTGGTACATGATCGATTCATTCTCCATGAGCAATTTTGTTAATTCTCCATGATCATCACATATCTTAATTTTCCACCCAAGTAAATCTAGCTAAATCTTAGTGGAAGCCAAAAGACACACCGGCTAATGTCTATGTTGGCGTCTAGAACTAAGCCACTATTCAACCATGTACAATTTTTCAACTGCCCTCAAGTTTGTTCAATACTATTCCCATTATTATTTCCCGCCTAAATTCTAAACTGATCGGaggtgttgtagcagctacaaatccatagctgctacaacatgtgtAACAGCTATGGTTTGTAATTTCTACAACGTGAATGTTAGGTGAGCCGGTCGAATCCGCATTGTAGCAACTACaatttcgtagctgctacaacaattGTAGCAaactgtagctgctacaacatggtaAGTGAACAAGGTTGAatccacgttgtagcagctatgaaaccATAGCTATTACAATGTGAATGTTAGGTGAGAAGGTTGAATTTGTGTTGTAGCAACTACGGTTTCGTAATTGCTACAACATTAATGGTAAGTGAATAGGGTTGAATCCACATTATAATAGCTATGAAACTGTAGTTGCAcaacatgaatatttttgaacAAGTATGCATTATAGAAACTACGAAACTGTAGTTGCTACTACATGTGTAGCAACCACCAAACCATAGTTGCTAAAACGCGCCCGACCGACTTAGGATTTAGACAGAAGATAATAATGTGAATAGTATTAAACGGTACCAGAGGACAATTGGGTAATTATACACGGTTGAATAGTGTGGTGGGGCACATTTGATAAAAATCAAAGTGGAACAACGCTTTGgtgatttggaaaaaaaaaaaggcgCCCCTTTGACTTTTGCCCAAATGAGtttcttcaaaataaaaataacagcccaaagaaatagaatagagaacATTAATTCACAACGTATTATCCAAAAGATAACCTGTTTACAATGTTCTCTGTAACGACAATTTGCATTCAACTATGTAGGGTTCCTTAATTTCTTATCGAAGATAGCTAATTTATCAGATGTACGTACAACACTATCCAAAAATTAAACAACGAAAACAAAAAAGCGAATTTGTCAAACTAGACAGAAGACAATTGGGTACCAAAGGGATGCGTGACGGTTGTAGCAACGGCAACAGAAGCCCCGCTGGTAGAGAAGTGATTCGCGGCATAGGATAGCGTCAAATCAGACCTCTTCTTCTCGCCCCCTCCCATCATCTCTAAAATCAGTATAGTAAAAACAACAAATTTAGAAGAATAACCACGGAAGAATCTTCACGAAACGAATCTGGAAGAGGCGCCCCAAAGTTCTTTGGAGGGAGCAGcgatcaaggaagaagaagacggattaaatccaaaaacaaaaaaaacaaaaagtggAGAATTCGTGAAGAAAAATCAAGAATTTGAAATTACCATTAGAAGACGCCGTCCACCGGGGAGGAGGGATGGACGGACGCGAGCGTTGCGCCGCTTCCCCTTCTACGGCTGGACGACTCTTCGAGcgagtgaatttttttttaaaaaaaaatctaagg is drawn from Zingiber officinale cultivar Zhangliang chromosome 1B, Zo_v1.1, whole genome shotgun sequence and contains these coding sequences:
- the LOC121980773 gene encoding mitochondrial substrate carrier family protein ucpB-like is translated as MMGGGEKKRSDLTLSYAANHFSTSGASVAVATTVTHPFDVVKVRLQMQLAGQRGPLVGMGTIFSQMVKNEGPRSLYLGLGPAVTRSLIYGGLRLGLYEPSKYVLDHLIGSTNIIVKIASGAFSGAIATGLTNPMEVLKVRLQMNSSSQMGPLREIHRIVSHEGLKAFWKGVGPAMARASCLTASQMATYDESKQALLKWSPLEEGFGLHLISSCIAGTVGTLVTAPVDMIKTRLMLQRETSGARTYRNTLHCGYQVVVTEGFGALYKGGFATFARLGPQTAITFIVYEKLRELAGMRAIG